One window of Victivallis lenta genomic DNA carries:
- a CDS encoding LacI family DNA-binding transcriptional regulator: MPDPAKKSCTIRELARHVGLSTCTVSRVLNHRSGELPIPEKTQERIREAARALNYVPNVNAQRFFKRRSNVIGLLVPPQEEMGHNAFNDTHFVEILSGIEKALCRTGYNLLLLFNRPEFQENNHYAGLFQSGFLDGLLIWGVHRSDRYWNELAALSGPRIFLTSLPGAEGSASLSFVASDYEHSAFGIVSHLREKGRRSFCWLAGKEDTSIIPQLEAGIRRAGVRIPPEAIRYSDYTEADGERLAAELLATGRYDAVVATAPQLARGASRCIAARYPAAAVGCFDGQSSTRLATDRFITALTNDYEIGVTALEKLVARIEGGKEPVQLKIPVTFAFSETTGRAE, encoded by the coding sequence ATGCCCGACCCTGCGAAAAAGAGCTGCACCATCCGCGAACTGGCCCGCCATGTGGGTCTTTCGACCTGCACCGTGTCGCGGGTCCTGAACCACCGCAGCGGCGAACTGCCGATTCCGGAAAAGACGCAGGAGAGAATCCGCGAAGCGGCACGGGCGCTGAATTACGTTCCGAACGTGAACGCCCAGCGTTTCTTCAAACGCCGCAGCAATGTCATCGGACTGCTGGTGCCGCCTCAGGAGGAGATGGGACACAACGCCTTCAACGACACACACTTCGTCGAGATCCTCTCCGGCATCGAAAAGGCGCTCTGCCGGACCGGCTACAATCTGCTTCTGCTGTTCAACCGCCCGGAATTTCAGGAGAACAACCACTATGCCGGGCTGTTCCAGTCGGGCTTTCTCGACGGACTTCTGATCTGGGGCGTTCACCGCTCCGACCGCTACTGGAACGAACTTGCCGCATTGAGCGGGCCGCGGATTTTCCTGACTTCGCTGCCCGGAGCGGAAGGCAGCGCCTCGCTTTCGTTCGTCGCAAGCGATTACGAGCACTCCGCCTTCGGCATCGTCTCGCACCTGCGTGAGAAGGGCCGCCGCAGCTTCTGCTGGCTGGCGGGGAAGGAGGACACCTCGATCATTCCGCAGCTCGAAGCCGGAATCCGCCGGGCCGGGGTCCGGATTCCGCCGGAGGCGATCCGTTACAGCGACTATACGGAAGCCGACGGAGAGCGGCTTGCCGCCGAACTGCTGGCAACCGGCCGATACGACGCGGTCGTCGCAACCGCTCCGCAGCTGGCGCGCGGCGCCTCGCGCTGCATCGCCGCCCGGTATCCTGCCGCCGCGGTCGGATGCTTCGACGGCCAGAGCAGCACCCGTCTTGCCACAGACCGTTTCATCACCGCACTGACCAATGATTATGAGATCGGTGTCACTGCCCTTGAAAAGCTCGTCGC